A DNA window from Roseovarius sp. Pro17 contains the following coding sequences:
- the proX gene encoding glycine betaine/L-proline ABC transporter substrate-binding protein ProX, whose translation MTKHFGLSATFLSAALLVAGGAMANDTPGEGVTIRPIEGTLLEERFQNQIIYRALQDLGYTIGDPQSVEYQTIHLAIGSGDGDFTTVHYDPLHKAFFEESGGEEAMRRVGHLITGAVQGYLVDKASYDAGVTNIGDLKDPEVAKRFDANGDGTADLAGCPPGWGCERVIEHQLDAYELRDTVTHNQGAYSAIIGETIAREQAGESVIYYTWTPYWVSGVLVPGENVEWLEVPETSLPDGQTGNTEFEGRNLGWAVNELRIVASTAFLDANPAAEKLFELAEIPINDVSAQNSRMQDGEDSIEDIDSDVDDWIAENQEAYDGWIAEARKAAE comes from the coding sequence ATGACAAAGCATTTTGGCCTCTCGGCCACCTTCCTCTCGGCTGCTTTGCTGGTGGCCGGTGGGGCAATGGCGAACGACACGCCGGGCGAGGGCGTAACCATACGTCCGATCGAAGGCACGCTGCTGGAGGAGCGGTTCCAGAACCAGATCATCTATCGCGCGCTGCAAGATCTGGGATACACCATCGGCGATCCGCAATCGGTGGAATACCAGACGATCCACCTTGCCATCGGCTCGGGTGATGGCGATTTCACGACCGTTCACTACGATCCGCTGCACAAGGCATTCTTTGAGGAATCCGGCGGCGAAGAGGCCATGCGCCGGGTTGGTCATCTGATCACGGGCGCAGTTCAGGGCTATCTGGTCGACAAGGCGTCATATGATGCTGGCGTGACCAATATCGGCGATCTGAAAGATCCCGAAGTGGCCAAGCGGTTCGACGCCAATGGCGACGGCACCGCCGATCTGGCCGGCTGCCCACCGGGCTGGGGCTGTGAACGTGTGATCGAGCATCAACTGGACGCGTACGAACTGCGCGACACTGTCACGCATAATCAAGGTGCTTACAGCGCCATCATCGGCGAGACGATCGCGCGCGAACAGGCGGGCGAGTCGGTCATCTACTACACTTGGACCCCCTATTGGGTGTCGGGCGTTCTGGTGCCGGGCGAAAATGTCGAATGGCTGGAAGTGCCTGAAACCTCGCTGCCCGACGGGCAAACCGGCAATACCGAATTCGAGGGTCGCAATCTGGGCTGGGCGGTGAACGAGTTGCGCATCGTTGCCAGCACCGCGTTTCTCGATGCCAATCCGGCTGCGGAAAAGCTGTTTGAACTGGCCGAAATCCCGATCAACGACGTGTCGGCCCAAAACAGCCGGATGCAGGACGGAGAAGATTCAATCGAGGATATCGACAGCGACGTCGACGATTGGATCGCCGAGAACCAAGAGGCCTACGACGGCTGGATAGCCGAGGCACGCAAAGCGGCTGAGTGA
- a CDS encoding aromatic ring-hydroxylating dioxygenase subunit alpha: METAGSTPRPQPFAGDFRGYKQSRNAGADEELARIGPETSGGEYLRRFWHPVYLTDDLGELPEAIMILGEELVLFRYGDGDKIGLVHKYCPHRRASLEYGKCESNGIRCCYHGWLFAPDGEILETPAENSKAAEMVRERTRLGAYPVIEYRGLIFAYMGPPELQPDFPIYDAFEHEGMTSAPYKAPYKCNWIQVMDAILDPVHTTFLHGQNSHPQFSEGMKALGVLKFYERGENHFLGSATRRIGDNAWVRVNELVLPNFTQAGAAYAADGSEQRYFGRSCFTRWVVPVDDENSIVYAWANFGDRWDPHEYNTREGHEKIEQGEIMDRPLEERKRYPADSEAVEGMGPISTHKGENLMPTDRGISLYRRRMRKQIRDLTDGTEPPQPSRDHGHSVRTYGQDTILTLPPKGGDDQEYLRQITEAVMDLQFEAEALPDSERDPVIFERLRSLEQNGLG; encoded by the coding sequence ATGGAAACCGCTGGATCCACCCCAAGGCCGCAACCATTTGCAGGCGATTTCCGAGGTTACAAGCAATCCCGCAATGCGGGCGCCGACGAAGAGCTGGCCCGCATCGGCCCCGAAACATCGGGCGGGGAATACCTGCGTAGGTTCTGGCACCCGGTCTATCTGACCGACGATCTGGGTGAGTTGCCCGAGGCGATCATGATCCTTGGCGAGGAACTCGTGCTGTTCCGCTATGGCGACGGTGACAAGATCGGGCTGGTGCATAAATACTGCCCTCATCGCCGCGCCTCGCTGGAGTACGGCAAATGCGAATCCAACGGCATCCGTTGCTGCTATCACGGGTGGCTGTTCGCGCCGGATGGTGAAATTCTGGAAACCCCTGCCGAAAACTCAAAGGCGGCCGAGATGGTGCGCGAACGCACGCGCCTTGGTGCATATCCGGTGATCGAATACCGCGGTTTGATCTTTGCCTATATGGGGCCGCCCGAACTTCAGCCCGACTTCCCGATCTACGACGCATTCGAGCATGAGGGCATGACCAGCGCCCCCTACAAAGCGCCCTATAAATGCAACTGGATTCAGGTGATGGATGCGATCCTTGATCCGGTTCACACGACGTTTCTGCACGGCCAGAACAGCCATCCCCAATTCTCCGAAGGGATGAAAGCGCTCGGCGTTTTGAAATTCTATGAGCGGGGCGAAAACCACTTCCTCGGCTCCGCCACACGGCGCATCGGCGATAACGCCTGGGTGCGCGTGAACGAGCTGGTTCTGCCGAACTTTACACAGGCGGGCGCGGCCTATGCCGCCGATGGCAGCGAGCAGCGCTATTTTGGGCGCTCGTGCTTTACCCGTTGGGTGGTGCCGGTGGATGACGAAAACTCCATCGTCTACGCGTGGGCCAATTTCGGCGACCGCTGGGATCCGCATGAATACAACACCCGCGAAGGTCACGAAAAGATCGAGCAGGGCGAGATCATGGATCGCCCGCTAGAAGAACGCAAACGCTATCCTGCCGACTCCGAGGCGGTCGAGGGAATGGGCCCGATTTCGACCCACAAGGGCGAGAACCTGATGCCGACCGACCGGGGAATTTCTCTTTATCGTCGCCGTATGCGCAAGCAGATCCGCGATCTGACCGACGGGACAGAGCCGCCGCAGCCCAGCCGCGATCACGGTCATTCGGTGCGCACCTACGGGCAGGACACGATCCTGACACTGCCCCCCAAAGGTGGCGACGACCAAGAATATCTGCGCCAGATCACCGAGGCCGTCATGGACCTGCAATTCGAGGCCGAGGCACTGCCCGATTCCGAGCGCGATCCGGTAATCTTTGAACGTCTGCGCAGTCTTGAGCAAAATGGCCTAGGATAA
- a CDS encoding D-2-hydroxyacid dehydrogenase, giving the protein MKTKVHIKNNRWAPGSFPNTPEGEAVFTITQDRIDAVLADFPDIAEQLDFRVDWDTDNFEQSLSSADVLLTWDLPTEGLGNIAPNLRWIHCIGAGIEHLLPLDWLPDTVTLTNNKGVHAAKAGEFGLMAVLMLHSHMPAIITNQRKAIYDSLYASPIAGKTLVVLGTGSLGGAAAKQVQGLGVHVIGVNRSGRAIDGCDEVVTTADLDNVLPRADYLLIATPDTPETRGLMDRRRLDLMKSGAGIINIGREAVMDYGALCDKLEDGSLGGAILDVFDPEPIAGDSRLWTTRNLIVTPHVSADDGDAYVPLTLGLFFRNMQLFLAGKPLLNPIQRDLCY; this is encoded by the coding sequence TTGAAAACCAAGGTTCATATAAAGAACAACCGCTGGGCGCCGGGATCCTTTCCCAATACGCCCGAAGGCGAGGCCGTGTTCACCATCACGCAGGACCGGATCGACGCGGTTCTGGCGGATTTCCCGGACATTGCGGAGCAGCTGGATTTTCGCGTCGACTGGGATACCGATAACTTTGAGCAATCGCTGAGCAGTGCAGATGTGCTGCTGACATGGGACCTACCCACCGAAGGTTTGGGGAATATCGCGCCAAATCTGCGCTGGATTCACTGCATCGGCGCGGGGATTGAGCATCTGTTGCCGCTAGACTGGCTGCCGGATACCGTGACGCTGACGAACAACAAGGGCGTTCACGCAGCCAAGGCCGGTGAATTCGGGCTGATGGCCGTGCTTATGCTGCACTCGCACATGCCCGCGATCATCACCAACCAGCGCAAGGCGATCTACGACTCGCTCTATGCCTCGCCCATCGCGGGCAAAACGTTGGTGGTTCTGGGCACGGGCAGCCTGGGTGGCGCGGCGGCCAAACAGGTGCAAGGGCTCGGCGTGCATGTGATCGGGGTGAACCGGTCTGGCCGCGCGATCGACGGCTGTGACGAGGTCGTCACGACCGCCGATCTGGACAACGTGCTGCCGCGCGCCGACTACCTGCTGATCGCCACGCCTGACACGCCCGAAACGCGCGGTCTGATGGACCGGCGCAGGCTGGATCTGATGAAATCGGGTGCAGGCATCATCAATATCGGGCGCGAGGCGGTGATGGATTACGGCGCGCTGTGTGACAAGCTGGAGGATGGCAGCCTTGGTGGCGCGATCCTTGATGTGTTCGACCCCGAACCGATTGCCGGGGATTCGCGTCTGTGGACCACGCGCAACCTGATCGTCACGCCGCATGTGTCGGCGGATGATGGCGATGCCTATGTGCCGCTGACGCTGGGCCTGTTCTTTCGTAACATGCAGCTCTTTCTGGCGGGCAAGCCCCTGCTGAACCCGATCCAGCGCGATCTGTGCTACTAA
- a CDS encoding 2-hydroxy-3-oxopropionate reductase, with product MDIGFIGLGVMGAPMAKHLSDAGHTLHTSLNRSPLPDELSSAAVKVLDTPAKVAAACDIIIVMVPDTPDVSRVVRGEGGLLEGLRKDTLVIDMSSISPIVTAELATLVNEAGALYLDAPVSGGQVGAKAQTLTIMVGGPQEAYQRALPLFELMGKNITLIGTHNGAGQTCKIANQIIVALNIEAVSEALVFASKAGCDPATVRKALMGGFASSKILEVHGERMINRTFDPGFRIKLHQKDLNLALSAARELGVSLPNTATCQELFNAASASGHSEADHSALIRALEGMADHEIS from the coding sequence GTGGATATCGGATTTATCGGGCTCGGCGTCATGGGCGCGCCCATGGCAAAGCATCTGTCGGACGCGGGGCATACCCTCCATACCAGCCTCAACCGCTCGCCCCTGCCGGATGAGTTAAGCAGCGCAGCGGTCAAGGTTCTGGACACCCCCGCCAAGGTGGCCGCCGCCTGCGACATCATCATCGTGATGGTCCCCGACACTCCGGATGTCAGCCGCGTGGTGCGCGGCGAGGGCGGGCTGTTAGAGGGGCTGCGCAAGGATACGCTGGTCATCGACATGAGTTCGATCAGCCCCATCGTCACCGCCGAGCTGGCGACGCTGGTGAACGAGGCGGGCGCGCTTTATCTGGATGCGCCGGTGTCCGGCGGTCAGGTCGGCGCCAAGGCGCAGACGCTGACGATCATGGTCGGCGGGCCACAAGAGGCATATCAACGCGCACTGCCGCTGTTTGAGCTGATGGGCAAGAATATCACGTTGATCGGCACGCATAATGGCGCCGGGCAGACCTGCAAGATCGCCAATCAGATCATCGTTGCCTTGAATATCGAGGCGGTGTCCGAGGCGCTGGTCTTTGCCTCCAAGGCGGGTTGTGATCCGGCCACCGTGCGCAAGGCCCTGATGGGCGGCTTCGCATCGTCGAAAATTCTGGAGGTCCACGGCGAGCGGATGATCAACCGCACCTTCGATCCGGGTTTCCGGATCAAGCTGCATCAGAAGGATCTGAACCTGGCCCTTAGTGCCGCGCGCGAATTGGGTGTTTCCCTACCCAATACGGCCACCTGTCAGGAGCTGTTCAATGCAGCCAGCGCGAGCGGCCATTCAGAGGCCGACCATTCCGCGCTGATCCGCGCGCTGGAGGGCATGGCGGATCACGAGATCAGTTAA
- a CDS encoding SRPBCC family protein: protein MKLAMMTTFVAFTAFQATAVWSADYKVQRTLQLSSSATDAWNMAGDFCDIDDWHPAIADCALKAKDGALHRILTTVEGGEFVEKRIAFEAGQSYTYSIVSSPLPIENYTATFSIESLNGSLISWIGHFSSDDPSMEAAIAGIYEAGLSAIESGLADK from the coding sequence ATGAAACTCGCAATGATGACGACTTTCGTAGCTTTTACTGCATTCCAAGCAACTGCTGTGTGGTCCGCGGACTACAAAGTTCAGCGTACACTTCAGCTTTCGTCCTCAGCTACGGATGCATGGAACATGGCTGGAGACTTTTGCGATATCGACGATTGGCATCCCGCGATTGCAGATTGTGCGCTTAAAGCGAAGGATGGAGCGTTACATCGCATCCTGACCACGGTCGAAGGCGGGGAATTTGTTGAAAAGCGCATAGCCTTCGAAGCCGGGCAGTCCTACACATACAGCATCGTAAGCTCGCCGCTGCCGATCGAAAACTACACGGCGACGTTTTCGATTGAATCCTTGAACGGATCACTCATCAGTTGGATTGGCCACTTTTCGTCTGACGACCCCTCCATGGAGGCAGCGATTGCCGGAATTTATGAAGCGGGCCTGTCCGCGATCGAAAGCGGTCTTGCGGATAAATAG
- a CDS encoding Lrp/AsnC family transcriptional regulator: protein MSNDGANDTTDKFAKATRNDRLTMLDDDLNSRIVGMLRRDGRRPYSEIGQELGVSEGTIRNRVGAMRSAGVLRIVAITDPGAAEYRTEAMLGIKASSGCSPETLAQRLRLLDDVVYIAWVSGRYDLLVEVTSESDAAFMDLLTRHVHGQPDISSVEVMTGLMNFKNQFLLKTNWA, encoded by the coding sequence ATGAGCAATGACGGAGCCAATGATACCACAGACAAATTCGCAAAGGCGACCCGCAACGACCGGCTGACCATGCTGGACGATGACCTGAACAGTCGGATCGTGGGGATGTTGCGGCGCGATGGGCGGCGGCCCTATTCCGAGATCGGTCAGGAACTGGGCGTGTCCGAAGGCACGATCCGTAATCGTGTCGGTGCCATGCGCAGCGCCGGTGTGTTGCGCATCGTGGCCATCACCGATCCCGGCGCCGCCGAATACCGCACCGAGGCGATGCTGGGCATCAAGGCCTCATCGGGGTGCAGCCCCGAGACGCTGGCGCAACGACTGCGTTTGCTGGACGATGTAGTTTATATCGCATGGGTCAGCGGTCGCTATGACCTGTTGGTAGAAGTGACCAGCGAGAGCGACGCCGCATTCATGGACCTGCTGACGCGCCATGTCCACGGCCAGCCCGACATCAGCTCGGTCGAGGTCATGACGGGGCTGATGAACTTTAAAAACCAGTTCCTGCTCAAGACCAACTGGGCCTAA